The following proteins come from a genomic window of Megalops cyprinoides isolate fMegCyp1 chromosome 6, fMegCyp1.pri, whole genome shotgun sequence:
- the copz1 gene encoding coatomer subunit zeta-1 encodes MDALILEPSLYTVKAVLILDNDGERLYAKYYDETYPTVKEQKAFEKNIFNKTHRTDSEIALLEGLTVVYKSNIDLYFYVIGSSHENELMLMSVLNCLFDSLSQMLRKNVEKRALLENMEGLFLAVDEIVDGGVILESDPQQVVHRVALRGDDVPLTEQTVTQVLQSAKEQIKWSLLR; translated from the exons ATGGATGCGCTTATTCTG GAACCGTCCTTGTACACAGTGAAGGCTGTTCTTATATTGGACAACGATGGAGAGAGACTGTATGCAAAG TACTATGACGAGACATACCCAACAGTAAAAGAGCAGAAAGCGTTTGAGAAGAACATCTTCAACAAGACGCACCGCACAGACA GTGAAATTGCTCTGCTGGAGGGTCTTACAGTCGTCTACAAGAGCAATATCGATCTCTACTTCTATGTGATCGGAAGTTCACATGAGAATGAG CTGATGCTGATGTCCGTTCTAAACTGCCTGTTTGATTCCCTGAGCCAGATGTTGAG GAAGAACGTTGAGAAGCGGGCCCTGCTGGAGAACATGGAGGGCCTGTTCCTGGCTGTGGACGAGATAGTGGATGGGGG TGTGATCCTGGAGAGTGATCCCCAGCAGGTGGTTCACCGTGTTGCACTGAGG GGTGATGACGTGCCTTTGACAGAACAGACCGTCACCCAG